The following nucleotide sequence is from Paenibacillus antri.
CACAGAGGTGTTAAGGAACAAATTTATCCTGTATATGGTCGAAAAGAAGAAATACGCACTCAACACTGTCAACAACCGGCTCAAGGCAATCAAGCGGTTTTTTACGTTCTTGCATGAGGAAGGGTGGAAAGCAGACAATCCGGCTGTGCATTTGAAAACAAGGAGAGGCCATCACCCGGCGATTCCGTCCTTTACGGAGGAGCAGGTGGTTGCTCTGTTGCAGCAGCCGGATCAGACAACGTTCACGGGTTTCCGGGATTACGCGATGTTGTCCCTGATTCTCGATACAGGCCTGCGGATTGGGGAAACTGGTAGGCTGAAAATGAATCAAATTGATATTAAGGAAGCTCAGCTTCTCGGCGTCATAGGGAAAAGCAAAAAGCCGCGCGATGTTCCGTTTTGTGATGAGGTACGCAAAACCATGATGCGCTATATCAAGGCGAGGGGCGAAATCAAGTCGCAGCATCTTTTTGTGACGTTAGACGGCCGACCGCTCAGCATCCGTACGTTTCAGGAGAATTTACGGATTTACGGGAAGAAAGCCGGGATAGAAAATGTCCGGGTAAGCCCGCATACGCTGCGTCACACATTCGCTAAAATGTACATCATGAATGACGGCGATCCGTACAGTTTGCAGGATATCTTGGGTCATACCTCACAGGATATGGTCAAGAAATACGTGAACCTGTGGCGTCCGGAAATGAAAGCGAAACACACCAAGTCGTCCCCGATGCAAAACTTACACCGGAATCGATTGCTATGAGAAAGGTCTGCTTCATGCAATCGCATGCTTGAAGCTGGCGGAATTAGTAAGAAGCGGAAGCCTTGGCCTCCGCTCTGTATTTTAATCAAATAATTCGCCTCATATTTTCGACCGGGCTGAATTTTTTATGCTGGTTCTTGATATCGCTGCTGAATAGTTCGATATAGTATTCTACCATGTCCAGTGTGGCGTGACCTAAAATGCGTCGCAAGGTGAAGGGGTCGCCGCCGTTGAGAATATAAAACTTCGCCATGGTGTGGCGGAACGTATGGGGCGATACCCGTACCCCTTGAATGCTCGCCGCTTTACCGTAGGTTTGCATTTTCTCCTGCAAAGCCCGAACGCTGATCGGATGGTTATTGATATTG
It contains:
- a CDS encoding tyrosine-type recombinase/integrase, encoding MSGNVVPIFRQNDTAHKRRSNELYDSGVLASSGYRLTWQEAVKLFIQARRAETSSEHTIKFEQNSLECYRRILHEQEIEADIYDVTTEVLRNKFILYMVEKKKYALNTVNNRLKAIKRFFTFLHEEGWKADNPAVHLKTRRGHHPAIPSFTEEQVVALLQQPDQTTFTGFRDYAMLSLILDTGLRIGETGRLKMNQIDIKEAQLLGVIGKSKKPRDVPFCDEVRKTMMRYIKARGEIKSQHLFVTLDGRPLSIRTFQENLRIYGKKAGIENVRVSPHTLRHTFAKMYIMNDGDPYSLQDILGHTSQDMVKKYVNLWRPEMKAKHTKSSPMQNLHRNRLL